The DNA window GGGGGTACGTGCTCGACTCGATGGCCGAGACCGGCGCGATCACCGCCGGGCAGGCCGCCGCCGCCAAGGCCGAGCCGCTCACGGTGCGTCCGACCGCCCAGCCCAACGGCTGCACCGCGACCGCGCAGGGGCACGACGACTGGGGCTTCTTCTGCGACTACCTGCGGCAGTGGTGGCTCACCCAGCCGGCCTTCGGCGACACCGCCGAGGAGCGCGAGCAGGCGCTGCGCCGCGGTGGCTACCGGGTGGTCACCACGCTCGACCCGAAGATCCAGCAGACCGCGCAGGCGCAGGCCACCAAGGTCTACGGGTACGACGACAAGCGTGCGCTGCCGATCGCGGCGGTCGAGCCGGGCACCGGCCGGGTGCTCGCCATGGCGGTCAACCGGCACTACAGCCTGGCCGACAACCCGGACGGTCAGGCCAACCACCCGAACACGGTCAACCCGCTGATCTCCGGCGGCGCCAGCGTCGACGGCTACCAGGGCCGGCTCCACGTTCAAGATGTTCACCATGCTGGCCGCGCTGGAGGCCGGCAAGCCGCTGGCCACCGGCTTCGACGCGCCGGCCAAGCTGCCCACCCGCTACGCCTCGGACGCCGAGGGCAACTGCGACGGCACGTGGTGCCCGGGCAACGCCAACCCGGAGTGGATGGACGGCTACCGGATGATGTGGGACGGTTTCGGCCGCTCCGTGAACACCTACTTCGTCTGGCTGGCCGAGCAGGTCGGCGAGGACAAGGTGGTGGAGATGGCGCAGCGCCTGGGCATCACGTTCCGGGCCGACTCGGACGCCGCGTTCGCCCGCGACAACGCCGCGAACTGGGGCGCGTTCACGCTCGGCGTGGCCGCCACCACCCCGCTCGACCTGGCCAACGCGTACGCGACGGTGGCCGCCGAGGGCACCTACTGCACGCCGCTGCCGGTGGTCTCGGTGACCGCGCCGGACGGCGGGAAGGTCGACGTGGGGGAGCCGAACTGCAAGCGGGTGCTGGAGCCGGACGTGGCCCGGGCGGCCACCGACGCGGCCCGCTGCCCGGTGGGCCAGCAGTCCGCGTACGGGCAGTGCAACGGCGGCACCGCCACCGGCGTGGACGGGATCGTCGACCGGCCGGTGGCCGGCAAGACGGGCAGCTCGGAGCGGAACGCCACCGAGACGTTCGTCGGGTACACCCCGCAGGTGGCCGTCGCCGGCATCGCGGCGAACCCGGACGACTCGACCGACCTGGTCGGCTCCGCGGTGCAGTCCAAGGTGATCGACGCGGTGGCCCGGACGATCCGGACGGCGGTCGCCGGCAAGCCGGTGCGGGACTTCACCGCGCCCAGCCGTGAGCTGGCCGGCGACCCGCAGCGCCCGCAGCCCCAACCCCAGCCGCGTGAGGACAACCGCAGCCTCCCCTCGGACCTGCTCCGCTGGCTCCAGGGCCGCGGCTAGATGTAAGGAGGGGCCCCCGCTTAACGCATTCGGTAGAGGCGGGGCCCCCTTTTAACACTTCTCAGTCGGTCGACGGCTACCGGCCGGCCATGGGCGACGCACGCTCGCCGCGGCGGACCACGGCGCCCGGGTGCTCGGCGGCGGCCGGCAGGTGCTGCCCGACCTCGCCCGCCAGGACCTGCGGCTGGTCGCCACGCGCGGCTTCGACGGCCGGTCGGTGCTGCTGCGCTACCGGCGGGCGTGATCCGCGGCGCCCGGCGCGGGCGTGCGCCCGCGGGGCCCGGGGGACCAGGCAGAATCGGCCGGTGCCCGTACACGAGATCACCGACCCCGACGACGACCGGATCGCCGACTACCGCGCGCTCACCGACGTGGAGCTGCGGACCCGGTGGGAACCCCCGCACGGGTTGTTCATCGCCGAGGGCCAGCTGGTGCTGCGGCGGGCGCTGCGGGCCGGCTACCCGGCCCGGTCCTACCTGGTCGAGTCCAAGCGCGCGGACCAACTCGCCGACCTCGACACCGGCGACGTCCCGGTGTACGCCGCGACCGCCGAGGTGCTCCAGCGGACCACCGGCTTCCACGTGCACCGGGGCGTGCTCGCCTCGTTCCACCGCCGGCCGCTGCCGTCGGCCACCGAGGTGCTGGCCGCCGCCCGGCGGGTGGTGATCCTGGAGGACGTCAACAACCACACCAACCTGGGCGCGATCTTCCGGGCCGTGGCGGCGCTCGGGGTGGACGCGGTCCTGCTGTCGCCGACCTGCGCCGACCCGCTCTACCGGCGCAGCGTCCGGGTCAGCATGGGCGAGGTGTTCGCGGTGCCGTACGCGAAGCTGGAGCGCTGGCCGGCGGGGCTGGACGAGGTGCGGGCGGCGGGCTTCACCGTGCTCGCGCTGACGCCGGCGCCGGACGCCGTGCCGATCCAGCGGCTCACCGACGCGCAGCGGGCGCGGGCCGCGCTGCTGCTGGGCGCGGAGGGCGCCGGGCTGACCCGGGCGGCGATGGCGGCCAGCGACGTGCGGGTGGTGATCCCGATGCGCCGGGGCGTGGACTCGCTGAACGTGGCGGCGGCCACGGCGGTGGCCTGCTGGGAACTGGGACGCGACGATCCGCTTGCATGACCATGCGCCGTGGTGCATAATCTTCCTGTGTCCAAGGTTCTCACCTCCCTGCCCATCGGCGAACGTGTCGGCATCGCCTTCTCCGGCGGCCTCGACACCTCGGTCGCGGTCGCGTGGATGCGCGACAAGGGCGCAGTGCCCTGCGCCTACACCGCCGACATCGGCCAGTACGACGAGCCGGACATCGGCTCCGTGCCGGGCCGCGCGCTCAGCTACGGCGCCGAGGTGGCCCGGCTGGTCGACTGCCGCGCCGCCCTGGTCGAGGAGGGCCTGGCGGCGCTGACCTGCGGCGCCTTCCACATCCGCTCGGGCGGGCGGGCCTACTTCAACACCACACCGCTGGGCCGGGCCGTCACCGGCACGCTGCTGGTGCGGGCGATGGTCGCCGACGACGTCCAGATCTGGGGCGACGGCTCGACCTTCAAGGGCAACGACATCGAGCGGTTCTACCGCTACGGCCTGCTGGCCAACCCGCAGCTGCGCATCTACAAGCCGTGGCTGGACACCGCCTTCGTCACCGAGCTGGGCGGGCGCAAGGAGATGTCGGAGTGGCTGCTCGACCGGGACCTGCCCTATCGGGACAGCACCGAGAAGGCATACTCCACCGACGCCAACATCTGGGGCGCCACCCACGAGGCGAAGACCCTCGAACACCTCGACACCGGCATCGAGACGGTCCAGCCGATCATGGGGGTCCGGTTCTGGGACCCGGCGGTGGAGATCACCACCGAGGACGTCACGATCGGCTTCGACCAGGGTCGCCCGGTGACGATCAACGGCAAGGAGTTCGGCAGCGCGGTCGACCTGGTGCTGGAGGCCAACGCCATCGGCGGGCGCCACGGTCTCGGCATGTCCGACCAGATCGAGAACCGGATCATCGAGGCCAAGAGCCGGGGCATCTACGAGGCGCCCGGCATGGCGCTGCTGCACGCCGCGTACGAGCGGCTGGTCAACGCCATCCACAACGAGGACACCCTGGCGAACTACCACACCGAGGGTCGCCGCCTCGGTCGGCTGATGTACGAGGGCCGCTGGCTCGACCCGCAGGCGCTGATGCTGCGCGAGTCGTTGCAGCGCTGGGTCGGCACCGCGATCACCGGCGAGGTGACGCTGCGGCTGCGCCGGGGCGAGGACTACTCGATCCTGGACACCACCGGGCCGGCGTTCAGCTACCACCCGGACAAGCTGTCCATGGAGCGCACCGAGGACTCGGCGTTCGGCCCGTCCGACCGGATCGGCCAGCTCACCATGCGGAACCTGGACATCGCCGACTCGCGGGCCAAGCTGGAGCAGTACGCCTCGCTCGGCATGGTCGGCGGCACCGCCCCGCAGCGCATGGTCGGCGCCGCGCAGGCCGCCTCGACCGGGCTGATCGGCGCGATGCCCCAGGGCGGCGCGGAGGCCATCGCCTCCCGGGGCGTCCCCTCCGCCGAGGACGAGTGGCTCGACCGGGCCGCGATGGAGTTCGGCGTCGACTGAGCGGAGCATCCGGCCGGGGCGGGCCCTCGGCAGCGGCGGTGACGCAGGGTAGCGTGTCGCCCGTGTTCCCTACCGTGCGTGAGGTGCTCGCCCTGGTGCCGGTGCGCCACGGCGCCCCCCGCCTGGTCGCCGGCGAGGCCGGCCTGGACCGCCCGGTGCGCTGGGTGCACGTGGCCGAGGTGCCCGACATCGCCACCCTGCTCGGCGGCGGGGAACTGGTGCTCACCACCGGCATCGGGCTGCCCGCCGACGACGCCGGGCTGCGCGCGTTCATCGGCGACCTCGCCGACGTCGGCGTCTCCGGGCTGGTCGTCGAACTGGGCCGCCGCTACGTCAGCGGCGTGCCCCGGGTGATGGCGGCGGCCGCCGAACGGCGTGGGCTGCCGCTCGTCGAGCTGCGCCGGGCCACCCCGTTCGTCCGGATCACCGAGGCGGTGCACGCGCTGATCGTGGACGCCCAGCTCACCGAGCTGCGCGCCACCGAGGAGATCCACCAGCGGTTCACCGAGCTGTCCGTGGAGGGTGCCGAACCGGCCGAGGTGCTGCGGCAGGCCGCCGAGCTGGCCGGGTGCCCGGTGGTGCTGGAGAACCTGTCCCGGCAGGTGCTCGCGTACGACCCGGCGGGGGAGAGCGCGGAGCTGCTGCTGGACGGCTGGGAACAGCACTCCCGGCGGATCCGCCCGACCGGCCGGACCGCCTACGACCCGGACAGCGGCTGGCTGGTCACCGCGGTCGGCGCGCGCGGACAGGACTGGGGGCGGCTGCTGCTGCGCTGGCCGGCGGCCGAGGCGGCGCCGCCCACCCGACTCACCATCCTGATCGAGCGGGCCGCCTCCACGCTGGCCCTGGGCCGGCTCATCCGCCGGGACGCCGAGGGCCTGGAACGGCAGATCCACCGGACCCTGCTGACCGCGCTCATCGACCACTCCCGCCCGGTCGACGAGGTGGCGCTGCGCGCCAAGGCGCTCGGCGTCACCCTGGACCGCCGGCACCTGGTCGGCGTGGTGGTCCGGCACCGCAGCGACGACCCGGCCGGCGATGCCGGACCCGACGCCGCCGACGACCCCCGCGCGGTCGCCCGCCGCGAGCCCGCCGGCCCGGAGGCCGGCCCGGCCCGGCTGCGCGACCTAGCCGAGGCGGTCGGCCAGGCCGTCCGCGAGGCCAGGCTCACGGCGTTGACCAGCGCCGTCGACGACCACGCGGTGGGCGCGTTGCTGGCGCTGCCCGACCCGGCCGACGAGGAGAAGGCACTCGCCGCGTTCGCCACGGCGTTGCGTCGGGTACGCCTCGACGCCGCCCCCGTCCGCGCGTTCCCCCCGCGCCCGGCCCGCCCCGCCGACGTCGCCGGTCGCGGCGGCCCTGTCGGCGGCGTGCGTCCGGTCGACGGTCCGGCCCGTCCGGCGGTCGTGGTCGCGGCCGGGTCCGGGGTGGGCAGCCTGCGGGAGGCGCGTCGGTCTCTCGTCGAGGCGCGGCAGATCGCCGAGGCGGCCCGCCGGGACCCGCGGGACCTGCCGTGCTTCCGGCTGCCGCACGTCGGGCTGGCCGGCCTGCTGCACCTGCTGCGCGACGAGCCCCGGTTGCAGACGTTCGTCGAGCGGGAACTCGGGGCGCTGCTCGGCTACGACGCGCAGCACCCCCGCGAGCAGCTACTCGGGACCCTGCGGGCCTACCTGGAGCAGGGGCGGAACAAGTCGGCCGCGGCATCGGCGGCGCACCTGTCCCGCCCGGCCTTCTACGAGCGGCTGGCCCGCATCGGCCGCATCCTCGACGCCGACCTCGACTCGGTCGACCAGTGCCTCTCGCTGCACGTGGCGCTGCTGGCCCTGGACGCCGTCCGCACCCCCTGACGCCGCCCGGCCGCTGCGGTGGGGCGGTGCCGTGGTTACGGTGCGGCACTCAACAGCGACGACACGCGGACTCGGGATCAGGTGAGAGCGGTGAGGGCCTTGGCGTAGGGGGCGGGGACGAAGTTCGGGCCGCCGGGCGCGAAGACGTCGGACGTGGACGCCGCCGGCCAGGCGCTGTCGGGCAGCGCCGCCACCAGGGCCTGGACCACCGGAGCGTCACGCCACTGGTCCTGCTGCGCGAGCAGGCTCAGCGCGACCACCGACTCCTCCACCTCGCCGACGCACTCGAACGGCTTGTGCCCGTCGACGCCGAGCAGCTCCCGGTAGCCGGCGGTCTGCGACTCGTCCGCGAGCAGGTCGCCGCCGAAGATGCCGGTGAGCCGCTCGCGGGGCATGAACGGGGCCATGGCCAGGAAGACGAAGCGGCACTTCGGGCAGTCGCGGCACCAGCGCTCGCTCGCGTCGCGCAGCTTGAACGCGGCGTTGCAGCTGGTCACCACCGCGTCGTAGCGGTCGATCTCGGCGAACAGCCGGGCGATGTGCAGCTCGGACAGCGAGCGCAGGAGCGAGAAGTAGGGCTCGGTGAGCCCGGCGTGCTCGGCCAGCGCCGCGCGCAGCAGCCCCTCCGCCTCGACGCCCTTGGACCACTGGTGGTTGATCTCGTGGCCCTGCCAGACCAGGTTCGGGTCGGACGCGGAGCGCTCGTTGGACATCACCACCGGGCCGAGCCCGTGCAGCACGGCGGTGGCGACCCCGATCAGCGAGTTGATCGCCGTGACCGGGATGTGCCCGTTGCGCGCCCCGGCCGCGTTCAGCTCGAACAGCACCGGGTCGAGCCGCCGCCGGGCGGCCAGCGGCACCAGGTCGGACGCCTCGTTGACCGAGACGATCACGTGGTTCGGGTTGACCGAGAACGGCACCGGGTCGAACCCGGCGCGCCGCAGCGCCTCCAACGTGACGATGGAGTCCTTGCCGCCGCCGACGGCCGACAGCGGGCGCCGGCCGGAGTTGTCCAGCGGGGTGGCCGGGTCGACCGAGCCGGCCGGCACCTCGGGGCGCAGCGCGAGCACGTGCGGCAGGTCGTTGCGGTACGCGTACTCGGCGAGGCCCTTGGTGTAGACGGCGGTGACCAGCTCGACGGCGGCGGCGCCCAGCGGCGCCGGCAGCACCAGCCGGGGCGGCGCGGCGGCCTTGTAGTAGCTGACGCCGGCGACCACGTGCAGCAGCTCCAGCACCCGGCCGAGGGTGGCCGCGGTGGCGTCGGAGACCGGCTCGGCCGGCAACGGGAGCGTGATCACCTCGGTGAACCGCTGCTCGCCGTCGGGTCCGGTGAGGGCGTAGTCGAACAGGACCTCGCCGGTGGCGAAGTCGATCGAGTAGGACGGGAAGGTGAAGGCGTCCATCCGCCGCAGCTGCTCGTTGGGCACACGCCATACTAGGCCCTGGTTCGTCCACCCGTGTCCGGCTGGGTGGGACCCGCCCCGCCGAGCACCGACCGAGCCCGAGGAGAGCCTGTGCGCCTGTCTGATCTGCGCGGACGTCATGTTGCCGTCTGGGGCGCCGGCCGTGAGGGCCGGGCCGCGGTGATCGCGATCGCCGCGCACGGCCCGGCGGGCCTGGTCGCCGTGGACGACAGCGCGAACTTCCTCACCCTGCCCTGGGAGGGCCCCCTCGAGGTGGCGGCACCGCTGGTCACCGGCGAGGAGGGCTTCGAGCGGCTGGCCGCCGCCGACGTGGTGGTCCGTTCGCCGGGGGTGCCGAACACCCACCCGTGGATGGTGGAGCTGCGCCGGCGTGGCGTCCCGGTCACCCAGGGCAGCGCGCTCTGGATGGCCGACCACGCGGACCGGACCGTCGGGGTGACCGGCAGCAAGGGCAAGAGCACCACCTCCAGCCTGATCAGCCACCTGCTCACCGCGATGGACCGGCCGAACGTGTTCGGCGGCAACATCGGCGTGCCGCTGCTCGACCTGCCCGAGGCGGAGCTGTACGTGCTGGAGCTGTCCAGCTACCAGTGCGCCGACCTGACCGATTCGCCCCGGGTGGCGGTGGTGACCGCGCTCTTTCCCGAGCACCTGGACGCGCACGGCGGCGAGCGGGAGTACTACCGGGACAAGCTCAACCTGGTGGCGCACGGCCCGCACACGGTGGTGGTGAACGGCGCCGACCCGCGGCTGGCCGTGGAACTGGGCGACCGGGCCGCGGTGCGGGCCGGCTCGCCGGACACCACCCACGTGGCCGCCGGCCCGGACGGCACGCCGTGGTTCCACCTGCGGGACACGCCGCTCTTCCCGCGGGCGGTGCTGCCGCTGGTCGGCCGGCACAACGAGGGCAACCTCTGCGTCGCGCTGGCCGTGCTGGACGCGCTGGGCGTGGACGTGGTGGCACGGCGGGACTCCCTCGCCGTGGCGGTCGCGGAGTTCCAGGGCCTGGCCCACCGGCTCACCGAGATCGCCGACCCGTCCGGGCTCACCTTCGTCGACGACACGCTGGCCACCAGCCCGTACGCGGCGATGCACGCGATCGACGCCTACGAGGGGCGGCCGTTGACCGTGATCGTCGGCGGCACCGACCGGGGGCTCGACTACGCGCCGCTGCGCGAGCACCTGGCCGAGCGGGAGATCACCGTGATCGGCATCCCGGACAGCGGCCCGCGCATCGTCGAGGCGCTCGCCGGGCTGCCGGCGGTGCGCACCGAGTTGGCCGACGACCTGGTCGCCGCCGTGGGCCTGGCCCGCAAGCTCACCCCGGCCGGCGGGGTGGTGCTGCTGTCCCCGGCCGCGCCGAGCTATGGCCGGTTCCGCAACTTCGAGCACCGCTCCGAGGTGTTCGCGCAGGCGGTCGCCGACACGGCCCGCTGAGTGGTCGGCGCCGGCCGCCCGGGCTAGCCTCGCGGACATGGCGGTGGTGGTGGACGTCGATGCGGAGCGGCTGATCGTGCGGCTGGTCGGTGCCGACCGGCTCTGGGCGCTCTCCGCCGGGGTCGAGGCGCCGACGGCGGCGGTCACCGCAGCGCGGGTGGTCTCCCGGGGCGAGGCGCACGCCCGCTGGCTCGGCCTGCGACTGCCCGGCACCTCGTGGCCCGGCCTGATCACCGCGGGCAGCTACTGGTCGCGGGACACCGGCCGGTCGTTCTGGTGTGTGCACCGGGCCGAGGAGGTGCTGCTGGTCGAGTTGGCCGGGCAGCCGTACGACCGGCTCGTCCTGGAGGTGGAGCGGCCGGCGGACGTCTCCCGGGCGGTGGCTCGGGCCCGGTTCCGGTGAGTCAGCCCTGATGCGGGTGTTCCCCGTGCGCCACCGGGTCGTCGTGGCGGCGCGGCGGTGGCGCGGTGAAGGGCTCCGCCGGGTACGCGGTTACCGGCTTCTCCTGCCCCGCGGTGACCGGCTCCTCCGGTTGCGTGGTGATCGGCTCCGGGCGCGCCGCGCGCTGCTTGTCCGGGGTCCAGGCGAACGCGAGCGCGCCGCCGACCAGCGCCAGCGCGTGGAAGACCCGCTGCTGCGGGGTGGCGACCAGCAGCACCCCGCAGAGCACGAGGATCGTCGGCATCAGATATGCCGCCAGGCCCTGCGGCCCGACGTGCAGCAGCACGCCGAGCGGCGCGCGCAGCGTCACCAGCATCTCGGCGCCGCCGAGCGCGACGAGCAGCCCGGCGGTGAACGGCCGGGCCCGCCGCCAGCGGCGCCAGCGCCCGGGGCCGCGGGCGCTGGCGCCGTGTGCTGTCCGCCGCGCACGTCAGCACCCGTCGGAGCTGAAGCCCATGCGCAGGTTGGGCAGCGTGAAGATCGCGGCGGTGGTGGCGTAGTTGTTCTGCCGCAGGTTGGTGATGGTCACCGTGTCGGCCTGCTGGGCGCGGCGGCGAACGCCACCAACTCGATCGCCTTCACCAACCAGACCCTGACCAAGTTCTCCGGCCCGTCGCTCTGCTTCGGCACCGCCTACTTCACCGCGACGTACTCGCCGGTGAGGGACACCAGCAAGACCGGCAGCCCGGGCGTCTACGTCAACTGACCACCCGGCTCGCGGGCCGGTGCGCGGCGGTTCGCCGGGCACCGGCCCCGCCGTGCGCCGGCCACCGATCGGGTACGTGGTGTCAGGTGCGCGGTGCCCGCGCGCGACACAGTGACAGTTGTCCCTGCCGGTGCCCGGTGGGAGCGTGCGGGGACCAAC is part of the Micromonospora sp. WMMD980 genome and encodes:
- a CDS encoding PucR family transcriptional regulator; this encodes MSPVFPTVREVLALVPVRHGAPRLVAGEAGLDRPVRWVHVAEVPDIATLLGGGELVLTTGIGLPADDAGLRAFIGDLADVGVSGLVVELGRRYVSGVPRVMAAAAERRGLPLVELRRATPFVRITEAVHALIVDAQLTELRATEEIHQRFTELSVEGAEPAEVLRQAAELAGCPVVLENLSRQVLAYDPAGESAELLLDGWEQHSRRIRPTGRTAYDPDSGWLVTAVGARGQDWGRLLLRWPAAEAAPPTRLTILIERAASTLALGRLIRRDAEGLERQIHRTLLTALIDHSRPVDEVALRAKALGVTLDRRHLVGVVVRHRSDDPAGDAGPDAADDPRAVARREPAGPEAGPARLRDLAEAVGQAVREARLTALTSAVDDHAVGALLALPDPADEEKALAAFATALRRVRLDAAPVRAFPPRPARPADVAGRGGPVGGVRPVDGPARPAVVVAAGSGVGSLREARRSLVEARQIAEAARRDPRDLPCFRLPHVGLAGLLHLLRDEPRLQTFVERELGALLGYDAQHPREQLLGTLRAYLEQGRNKSAAASAAHLSRPAFYERLARIGRILDADLDSVDQCLSLHVALLALDAVRTP
- the argG gene encoding argininosuccinate synthase, with amino-acid sequence MSKVLTSLPIGERVGIAFSGGLDTSVAVAWMRDKGAVPCAYTADIGQYDEPDIGSVPGRALSYGAEVARLVDCRAALVEEGLAALTCGAFHIRSGGRAYFNTTPLGRAVTGTLLVRAMVADDVQIWGDGSTFKGNDIERFYRYGLLANPQLRIYKPWLDTAFVTELGGRKEMSEWLLDRDLPYRDSTEKAYSTDANIWGATHEAKTLEHLDTGIETVQPIMGVRFWDPAVEITTEDVTIGFDQGRPVTINGKEFGSAVDLVLEANAIGGRHGLGMSDQIENRIIEAKSRGIYEAPGMALLHAAYERLVNAIHNEDTLANYHTEGRRLGRLMYEGRWLDPQALMLRESLQRWVGTAITGEVTLRLRRGEDYSILDTTGPAFSYHPDKLSMERTEDSAFGPSDRIGQLTMRNLDIADSRAKLEQYASLGMVGGTAPQRMVGAAQAASTGLIGAMPQGGAEAIASRGVPSAEDEWLDRAAMEFGVD
- a CDS encoding DUF6114 domain-containing protein, with the translated sequence MLVALGGAEMLVTLRAPLGVLLHVGPQGLAAYLMPTILVLCGVLLVATPQQRVFHALALVGGALAFAWTPDKQRAARPEPITTQPEEPVTAGQEKPVTAYPAEPFTAPPPRRHDDPVAHGEHPHQG
- the murD gene encoding UDP-N-acetylmuramoyl-L-alanine--D-glutamate ligase, whose protein sequence is MRLSDLRGRHVAVWGAGREGRAAVIAIAAHGPAGLVAVDDSANFLTLPWEGPLEVAAPLVTGEEGFERLAAADVVVRSPGVPNTHPWMVELRRRGVPVTQGSALWMADHADRTVGVTGSKGKSTTSSLISHLLTAMDRPNVFGGNIGVPLLDLPEAELYVLELSSYQCADLTDSPRVAVVTALFPEHLDAHGGEREYYRDKLNLVAHGPHTVVVNGADPRLAVELGDRAAVRAGSPDTTHVAAGPDGTPWFHLRDTPLFPRAVLPLVGRHNEGNLCVALAVLDALGVDVVARRDSLAVAVAEFQGLAHRLTEIADPSGLTFVDDTLATSPYAAMHAIDAYEGRPLTVIVGGTDRGLDYAPLREHLAEREITVIGIPDSGPRIVEALAGLPAVRTELADDLVAAVGLARKLTPAGGVVLLSPAAPSYGRFRNFEHRSEVFAQAVADTAR
- a CDS encoding RNA methyltransferase, with the translated sequence MPVHEITDPDDDRIADYRALTDVELRTRWEPPHGLFIAEGQLVLRRALRAGYPARSYLVESKRADQLADLDTGDVPVYAATAEVLQRTTGFHVHRGVLASFHRRPLPSATEVLAAARRVVILEDVNNHTNLGAIFRAVAALGVDAVLLSPTCADPLYRRSVRVSMGEVFAVPYAKLERWPAGLDEVRAAGFTVLALTPAPDAVPIQRLTDAQRARAALLLGAEGAGLTRAAMAASDVRVVIPMRRGVDSLNVAAATAVACWELGRDDPLA